The following are encoded in a window of Streptomyces sp. Go-475 genomic DNA:
- a CDS encoding class I SAM-dependent methyltransferase, with translation MSNASQSPLSPLPSTDRPEVAARLREALLAASFTADGLLELLGAPAYAALARSETVPALRATRGDTPLEMLVRLFLLQQPVPHARVADVLPVDACLESGWLVPAGGDELAAAVDVRPYGGPGGEDWFIVSDLGCAVGGAGGIGRHDEGVVLGVGGASTTLAGITVRTPVAAALDLGTGSGIQALHAAQHATRVTATDLNPRALHITALTLALSGAPAADLREGSLFAPVRDDERYDLIVSNPPFVISPGARLTYRDGGMGGDDLCRTLVQEAGERLNEGGFAQFLANWQHVEGEDWQDRLRSWVPRGCDAWIVQREVQDVNQYAELWLRDAGDHRGDVAEYQARYDAWLDEFEARKVKAVGFGWITLRRTDAAVPSLTVEEWPHPVEQPLGDSIRNHFDRLDYLREHDDAALLEGHFRLAAEIVQEQVGLPGAEDPEHVVLRQNRGMRRATRVDTVGAGFAGVCDGTMSAGRILDAIAQLVGEDPVLLRDRTPAQIRLLVEQGFLEPAG, from the coding sequence GTGAGTAACGCCAGTCAGTCACCCCTGTCCCCGCTGCCCTCCACCGACCGTCCCGAGGTCGCCGCCCGGCTCCGGGAGGCCCTGCTCGCGGCCTCCTTCACGGCCGACGGACTGCTCGAACTGCTCGGTGCCCCCGCGTACGCGGCGCTGGCCCGGAGCGAGACCGTGCCCGCGCTCCGGGCCACCCGCGGGGACACGCCGCTGGAGATGCTCGTCCGGCTGTTCCTGCTCCAGCAGCCCGTGCCGCACGCGCGCGTGGCGGACGTCCTGCCCGTCGACGCCTGCCTGGAGAGCGGCTGGCTGGTGCCCGCCGGCGGCGACGAACTCGCCGCCGCGGTGGACGTCCGGCCCTACGGCGGCCCCGGCGGCGAGGACTGGTTCATCGTGTCGGACCTCGGCTGCGCCGTCGGCGGCGCCGGCGGGATCGGCCGGCACGACGAGGGAGTCGTCCTCGGGGTCGGCGGCGCCTCGACGACCCTCGCCGGCATCACCGTCCGCACGCCCGTCGCCGCCGCCCTCGACCTCGGCACCGGCTCCGGCATCCAGGCCCTGCACGCCGCGCAGCACGCCACCCGGGTGACGGCCACCGACCTCAACCCGCGCGCCCTGCACATCACCGCCCTCACGCTGGCGCTGTCCGGCGCCCCGGCCGCCGATCTGCGCGAGGGCTCCCTCTTCGCACCGGTCCGCGACGACGAGCGGTACGACCTGATCGTCTCCAACCCGCCGTTCGTGATCTCGCCCGGCGCCCGGCTCACCTACCGCGACGGCGGGATGGGCGGGGACGATCTGTGCCGCACGCTCGTTCAGGAGGCAGGGGAACGGCTGAACGAGGGCGGGTTCGCGCAGTTCCTCGCCAACTGGCAGCACGTGGAAGGGGAGGACTGGCAGGACAGGCTCAGGTCATGGGTGCCCCGGGGCTGCGACGCGTGGATCGTGCAGCGCGAGGTGCAGGACGTCAACCAGTACGCCGAGCTGTGGCTGCGGGACGCGGGTGACCACCGCGGCGACGTGGCGGAGTACCAGGCGCGGTACGACGCATGGCTCGACGAGTTCGAGGCGCGCAAGGTGAAGGCCGTCGGCTTCGGCTGGATCACCCTGCGCAGGACGGACGCCGCCGTGCCCTCCCTCACGGTGGAGGAGTGGCCGCATCCGGTCGAGCAGCCGCTCGGCGACAGCATCCGGAACCACTTCGACCGGCTCGACTACCTGCGCGAGCACGACGACGCCGCCCTGCTCGAAGGGCACTTCCGGCTCGCCGCCGAGATCGTGCAGGAGCAGGTCGGGCTGCCCGGCGCCGAGGACCCGGAGCACGTGGTGCTGCGGCAGAACCGCGGCATGCGCCGGGCGACCCGGGTGGACACGGTCGGCGCGGGCTTCGCGGGCGTGTGCGACGGCACGATGAGCGCCGGCCGCATCCTCGACGCCATCGCCCAGCTGGTCGGCGAGGACCCGGTGCTGCTGCGCGACCGCACACCGGCGCAGATCCGGCTGCTGGTGGAGCAGGGGTTCCTGGAGCCGGCCGGCTGA
- a CDS encoding DNA polymerase III subunit delta' translates to MTVWDDLVGQERVSEQLAAAARDADALVTAAATDTPPPEASKMTHAWLFTGPPGAGRNQAARAFAAALQCVSPDRALGGAPGCGFCDGCHTALIGTHADVTTVAAVGTQILADDMRDTVRKSFTSPANGRWQIILVEDAERLNEKSANAVLKAVEEPAPRTVWLLCAPSIEDVLPTIRSRCRHLNLSTPSVDAVADMLVRREGIEPDVAAAAARATQGHVDRARRLATDPAARERRAAVLRLPLRVDDIGSALKAAQELVDAAAEDAKQLAEETDVKETEELKAALGASQGGRMPRGTAGVMKDLEDKQKRRRTRTQRDSLDLALTDLTAFYRDVLALQLGSRVAIANADAEDALERLARGSSPESTLRRIEAIAACREALDRNVAPLLAVEAMTMALRAG, encoded by the coding sequence ATGACCGTGTGGGACGACCTCGTCGGGCAGGAGAGGGTGAGCGAGCAGCTGGCCGCTGCCGCCCGGGACGCCGACGCCCTGGTCACCGCGGCCGCGACCGACACCCCCCCGCCCGAGGCGTCGAAGATGACGCACGCGTGGCTGTTCACGGGCCCACCGGGAGCCGGCCGCAACCAGGCGGCGCGGGCGTTCGCGGCGGCCCTCCAGTGCGTCAGCCCCGACCGCGCGCTCGGCGGAGCCCCGGGCTGCGGCTTCTGCGACGGCTGCCACACGGCCCTGATCGGCACGCACGCCGACGTCACCACGGTCGCCGCGGTCGGCACGCAGATCCTCGCCGACGACATGCGCGACACGGTCCGCAAGTCGTTCACCTCGCCCGCGAACGGCCGCTGGCAGATCATCCTCGTCGAGGACGCCGAGCGGCTGAACGAGAAGTCGGCCAACGCCGTCCTGAAGGCCGTGGAGGAGCCCGCCCCCCGCACGGTCTGGCTGCTCTGCGCCCCCTCCATCGAGGACGTCCTGCCGACCATCCGCTCCCGCTGCCGCCACCTGAACCTGAGCACGCCGTCGGTCGACGCCGTCGCCGACATGCTCGTCCGCCGCGAGGGCATCGAGCCGGACGTCGCCGCGGCGGCGGCCCGCGCGACCCAGGGCCACGTCGACCGGGCCCGCCGCCTGGCCACCGACCCGGCCGCGCGGGAGCGCCGTGCCGCCGTGCTGCGGCTGCCGCTGCGGGTGGACGACATCGGCAGTGCGCTCAAGGCCGCCCAGGAGCTCGTCGACGCGGCCGCCGAGGACGCCAAGCAGCTCGCGGAGGAGACGGACGTCAAGGAGACCGAGGAGCTGAAGGCCGCCCTCGGCGCGTCCCAGGGCGGCCGCATGCCGCGCGGCACCGCGGGCGTGATGAAGGACCTGGAGGACAAGCAGAAGCGCCGCAGGACGCGCACGCAGCGCGACAGCCTCGACCTCGCCCTGACCGACCTCACGGCCTTCTACCGCGACGTCCTCGCCCTCCAGCTCGGCTCCCGCGTGGCCATCGCCAACGCGGACGCCGAGGACGCCCTGGAGCGCCTCGCCCGCGGCAGCTCCCCGGAGTCCACGCTCCGCCGTATCGAGGCCATCGCCGCCTGCCGTGAGGCGCTCGACCGCAATGTGGCACCGCTGCTCGCGGTGGAGGCGATGACGATGGCGCTCAGAGCGGGCTGA
- the tmk gene encoding dTMP kinase encodes MTRAEHPTAPQPAPDDALVADSRERAVRALLRRPQLKRLWSAQLVGGVGDTLALLVLVVLALQASIAEGSFGGGYRGVAFAVATVFGVRILATLLFGAVLLGPLTALTSQDGPLDRRWTMVGADGLRAALLIVAPLWIDWTPEDALAILLVTAFVTGVAERFWTVCRESAAPALLPAPPPEGATVRPLPDHMDALRRLSLRTGFVAIPLAAVALVVAALFNNLLGAGIDWFAQHQAALASYVAAGLFAASLSVLTFLELPATRTPRARSPLEGLRRPKTTTGAEKGRTGAMPLLVLACAAVATAVSAAVAVAVLHAKDLGGGPVLFGLFAAALTGGVVVGIRTAPRLLPALSRRRLLALAVAFTGVALLAAGLVPDVTSVLLILALAGAGAGLAANIGHTLLDQETEEYRRSRTTEHLHAVVRVCVALGAVIAPVVAAGIGPHRLESGKFVFAHGGAAFTLMLAGALLLPVAALVLAKVDDRSGVPLRQDLKDALLGGDDPEQAPAASGFFIALEGGDGAGKSTQAEALAEWIRAKGHEVVLTREPGATPVGKRLRSILLDVSSAGLSHRAEALLYAADRAEHIDTVVRPALERGAVVISDRYIDSSVAYQGAGRDLSPTEIARINRWATDGLVPHLTVLLDVAPETARERFTEAPDRLESEPAEFHARVRAGFLTLAAADAGRYLVVDAGQEPEAVTTVIRHRLDQVLPLSEAEIKAREEARKKAEEEARRKAEEEAARKAEEERLERERQEQLAKLRAEEEERKRRELEEAQRREAERQAEEARRRAEEARRKAEEERARLLAEEKARAEEEARRKAEEERRRKQAEEEARLRAEAEALRLEKQRKAEEALLRAEEARRLAEAAAAAAAAGPKISMSKSPAPERPSGPAAGQDAATVPTPVVTPGGSADDTTVLRPVRDEEHDPGRTSGVSDAEVTAELPKPPVPPGAGEETEVLPPVRSGTDPWAGSRDETEVLPQVPSGATDETAVLPPVRPGGAEDRTVRSGDAEETAVLPPVRPGDAEETAVLPPVRGDEPADRVPPGYFRDDSPAARPDGTEDRTRELPQVDAEGTPRRRRSDWAEETPLDDLPSLADELLGPHEDESDEGRGRRGRGGRGR; translated from the coding sequence ATGACGCGAGCCGAGCACCCAACGGCCCCTCAGCCGGCCCCCGACGACGCCCTGGTCGCGGACTCCCGCGAGCGTGCCGTCCGCGCCCTGCTGCGCCGTCCGCAGCTGAAGCGGTTGTGGAGCGCCCAGCTCGTGGGAGGCGTGGGCGACACCCTCGCGCTCCTCGTGCTGGTCGTCCTCGCCCTCCAGGCGTCCATCGCGGAGGGCTCGTTCGGGGGCGGCTACCGAGGCGTGGCGTTCGCAGTGGCGACCGTTTTCGGGGTGCGCATCCTCGCGACGCTCCTCTTCGGCGCCGTGCTCCTCGGGCCGCTCACCGCGCTCACCTCCCAGGACGGCCCGCTCGACCGCCGCTGGACCATGGTCGGCGCGGACGGGCTGCGCGCCGCGCTGCTCATCGTCGCGCCCCTGTGGATCGACTGGACGCCCGAGGACGCGCTGGCCATCCTCCTCGTCACCGCCTTCGTGACGGGAGTCGCCGAGCGGTTCTGGACGGTGTGCCGCGAGAGCGCGGCCCCCGCCCTGCTGCCCGCCCCGCCGCCGGAGGGCGCGACGGTCCGGCCGCTGCCGGACCACATGGACGCCCTGCGCCGGCTGTCGCTGCGCACGGGCTTCGTGGCGATCCCCCTCGCGGCCGTCGCCCTCGTCGTCGCGGCCCTCTTCAACAACCTGCTGGGCGCCGGCATCGACTGGTTCGCCCAGCACCAGGCGGCCCTCGCCTCCTACGTCGCCGCCGGGCTGTTCGCCGCGTCCCTGTCCGTGCTGACCTTCCTGGAGCTGCCCGCCACGCGCACCCCGCGCGCGCGGTCGCCGCTCGAAGGGCTGCGCCGCCCGAAGACCACCACGGGCGCCGAGAAGGGCCGCACCGGCGCGATGCCGCTGCTCGTGCTGGCCTGCGCCGCCGTCGCCACCGCGGTGTCGGCCGCCGTCGCCGTGGCCGTCCTGCACGCCAAGGACCTGGGCGGCGGCCCGGTCCTGTTCGGGCTGTTCGCGGCCGCGCTGACCGGCGGTGTCGTCGTCGGCATCCGTACGGCGCCCCGCCTGCTGCCCGCCCTGTCGCGCCGTCGGCTCCTCGCGCTGGCGGTCGCCTTCACCGGTGTCGCGCTGCTGGCCGCCGGCCTGGTCCCGGACGTCACCAGCGTGCTGCTGATCCTCGCGCTGGCCGGTGCCGGCGCCGGCCTGGCCGCCAACATCGGGCACACCCTGCTCGACCAGGAGACCGAGGAGTACCGGCGGTCCCGTACGACGGAGCACCTGCACGCGGTCGTCCGCGTCTGCGTGGCGCTCGGCGCGGTGATCGCCCCGGTGGTGGCGGCGGGCATCGGGCCGCACCGGCTGGAGAGCGGCAAGTTCGTCTTCGCGCACGGCGGAGCCGCCTTCACGCTGATGCTGGCCGGCGCCCTGCTGCTGCCGGTCGCCGCGCTGGTGCTGGCCAAGGTCGACGACCGCTCCGGCGTGCCCCTGCGGCAGGACCTCAAGGACGCCCTGCTCGGCGGCGACGACCCGGAGCAGGCGCCCGCCGCGTCCGGCTTCTTCATCGCCCTGGAGGGCGGCGACGGGGCCGGCAAGTCCACGCAGGCCGAGGCGCTCGCCGAGTGGATCCGCGCCAAGGGCCACGAGGTCGTGCTGACCCGCGAGCCGGGGGCGACGCCGGTGGGCAAGCGGCTGCGGTCGATCCTGCTGGACGTGTCGAGCGCGGGCCTGTCGCACCGCGCGGAGGCGCTGCTGTACGCGGCCGACCGGGCCGAGCACATCGACACCGTCGTACGACCCGCCCTGGAGCGCGGCGCGGTCGTCATCTCCGACCGGTACATCGACTCCTCCGTGGCCTACCAGGGCGCGGGCCGAGACCTGTCGCCGACGGAGATCGCCCGGATCAACCGCTGGGCGACGGACGGACTCGTGCCGCATCTGACCGTGCTGCTGGACGTCGCGCCGGAGACCGCGCGCGAACGGTTCACCGAGGCGCCCGACCGGCTGGAGTCGGAGCCCGCCGAGTTCCACGCGCGCGTGCGGGCCGGTTTCCTCACCCTGGCCGCGGCCGACGCCGGCCGGTACCTGGTGGTGGACGCCGGCCAGGAGCCCGAGGCCGTCACCACCGTCATCCGGCACCGGCTCGACCAGGTGCTGCCGCTGTCCGAGGCCGAGATCAAGGCCCGCGAGGAGGCCCGGAAGAAGGCCGAGGAGGAAGCCCGCCGCAAGGCCGAGGAAGAGGCCGCCCGCAAGGCCGAGGAGGAGCGCCTGGAGCGCGAGCGCCAGGAGCAGCTGGCCAAGCTGCGCGCCGAGGAGGAGGAGCGCAAGCGCCGCGAGCTGGAGGAGGCGCAGCGCCGCGAGGCCGAACGGCAGGCGGAGGAGGCCCGGCGCCGGGCCGAGGAAGCGCGGAGGAAGGCCGAGGAGGAGCGGGCGCGGCTCCTCGCGGAGGAGAAGGCCCGGGCCGAGGAGGAGGCCCGCCGCAAGGCCGAGGAGGAACGGCGCCGCAAGCAGGCCGAGGAGGAGGCCCGGCTGCGGGCCGAGGCCGAGGCGCTCCGCCTGGAGAAGCAGCGCAAGGCCGAGGAGGCCCTGCTGCGGGCCGAGGAGGCACGGCGGCTCGCGGAGGCGGCGGCCGCCGCGGCCGCGGCCGGGCCGAAGATCTCCATGTCCAAGAGCCCCGCGCCGGAGCGCCCCTCCGGCCCGGCGGCGGGTCAGGACGCGGCGACCGTGCCGACGCCCGTGGTGACACCGGGCGGCTCGGCGGACGACACGACCGTGCTGCGTCCCGTGCGGGACGAGGAGCACGACCCGGGCCGGACCTCGGGGGTGTCCGACGCCGAGGTGACGGCCGAGCTGCCGAAGCCGCCGGTTCCGCCGGGGGCGGGGGAGGAGACGGAGGTCCTGCCGCCGGTTCGGTCCGGGACCGACCCGTGGGCCGGTTCCCGGGACGAGACCGAGGTGCTGCCCCAGGTGCCCTCCGGGGCGACGGACGAGACGGCTGTGCTGCCGCCTGTGCGGCCCGGGGGCGCCGAGGACAGGACTGTGCGCTCCGGGGACGCGGAGGAGACGGCCGTGCTGCCGCCCGTGCGGCCCGGGGATGCCGAGGAGACGGCCGTGCTGCCGCCCGTCCGCGGGGACGAACCGGCGGACCGGGTGCCGCCCGGCTATTTCCGGGACGACTCCCCGGCCGCCCGGCCCGACGGGACCGAGGACCGGACGCGTGAGCTGCCCCAGGTCGACGCCGAGGGCACCCCGCGCCGCAGGCGGTCCGACTGGGCCGAGGAGACGCCGCTGGACGACCTGCCCTCGCTGGCGGACGAGCTGCTCGGACCGCACGAGGACGAGTCGGACGAGGGGCGCGGGCGCCGGGGCAGGGGCGGCCGGGGCCGCTGA
- the topA gene encoding type I DNA topoisomerase has product MSPTSETAKGGRRLVIVESPAKAKTIKGYLGPGYTVEASVGHIRDLPNGAAEVPDKYTGEVRRLGVDVDHDFQPIYVVNADKKAQVKKLKDLLKDSDELFLATDEDREGEAIAWHLQEVLKPKVPVKRMVFHEITKAAIQAAVANPRQLNQKLVDAQETRRILDRLYGYEVSPVLWKKVMPRLSAGRVQSVATRLVVERERERIAFRSAEYWDLTGTFATGRAGDPSDPSSLVARLQTVDGRRVAQGRDFDSLGQLKSANTLHLDEANARALAAALEQTRFAVRSVESKPYRRSPYAPFRTTTLQQEASRKLGFGAKATMQIAQKLYENGYITYMRTDSTTLSDTAVAAARAQVTQLYGADYLPPQPRTYAGKVKNAQEAHEAIRPSGDRFRTPAETGLTGDQFKLYELIWKRTVASQMKDATGNSVTVKIGGAASDGRDVEFSASGKTITFHGFLKAYVEGADDPNAELDDRERRLPQVSEGDALSAEEITVDGHATKPPARYTEASLVKELEEREIGRPSTYASIIGTILDRGYVFKKGTALVPSFLSFAVVNLLEKHFGRLVDYDFTAKMEDDLDRIARGEAQAVPWLKRFYFGEGGSNGDAADAGNGDGDHLGGLKELVTDLGAIDAREVSSFPVGNDIVLRVGRYGPYIERGEKDTEQHQRADIPDDLAPDELSVELAEELLAKPSGDFELGTDPATGHTIVAKDGRYGPYVTEVLPEGTPKTGKNAVKPRTASLFKSMSLDTVTLDDALKLMSLPRVVGTDAEGQEITAQNGRYGPYLKKGTDSRSLQSEEQLFTITLEEALAIYAQPKQRGRAAAKPPLKELGTDPVSEKPVVVKDGRFGPYVTDGETNATLRSGDSVETITPERGFELLAEKRAKGPAKKTAKKAAKKAPAKKTATAAKKTAAKKTTTAKKTTAKKTTTAKKTAAKTATAAKSAED; this is encoded by the coding sequence TTGTCCCCGACCAGCGAGACCGCGAAGGGCGGCCGCCGACTCGTCATCGTCGAGTCGCCTGCCAAGGCGAAGACGATCAAGGGCTATCTCGGGCCCGGATACACCGTCGAGGCGAGCGTCGGGCACATCCGCGACCTTCCCAACGGCGCCGCCGAGGTGCCCGACAAGTACACCGGCGAGGTCCGCCGGCTCGGTGTGGACGTCGACCACGACTTCCAGCCGATCTATGTGGTCAACGCCGATAAGAAGGCGCAGGTCAAGAAGCTCAAGGACCTGCTGAAGGACTCCGACGAGCTCTTCCTCGCCACCGATGAGGACCGCGAGGGCGAGGCCATCGCCTGGCACCTCCAGGAGGTGCTCAAGCCGAAGGTCCCGGTCAAGCGGATGGTCTTCCACGAGATCACCAAGGCCGCGATCCAGGCCGCCGTGGCCAACCCGCGCCAGCTCAACCAGAAGCTCGTCGACGCCCAGGAGACCCGCCGCATCCTCGACCGCCTCTACGGCTACGAGGTCTCGCCGGTCCTGTGGAAGAAGGTCATGCCGCGGCTGTCCGCGGGCCGTGTCCAGTCCGTCGCCACCCGTCTCGTCGTGGAGCGGGAACGCGAGCGCATCGCCTTTCGTTCGGCTGAGTACTGGGACCTGACGGGTACCTTCGCGACCGGCCGCGCGGGAGACCCGTCGGACCCGTCGTCGCTGGTCGCGCGCCTGCAGACCGTCGACGGCAGGCGGGTCGCGCAGGGCCGCGACTTCGACTCCCTGGGACAACTGAAGAGCGCGAACACCCTCCACCTCGACGAGGCGAACGCCCGCGCCCTCGCCGCCGCCCTGGAGCAGACGCGGTTCGCCGTCCGCTCGGTCGAGTCCAAGCCCTACCGCCGCTCGCCGTACGCCCCGTTCCGTACGACGACGCTGCAGCAGGAGGCCAGCCGCAAGCTCGGCTTCGGCGCGAAGGCCACGATGCAGATCGCGCAGAAGCTGTACGAGAACGGCTACATCACGTACATGCGTACGGACTCCACGACCCTGAGCGACACGGCGGTCGCCGCCGCCCGCGCCCAGGTCACGCAGCTGTACGGCGCCGACTACCTGCCGCCGCAGCCGCGGACGTACGCCGGGAAGGTCAAGAACGCGCAGGAGGCCCACGAGGCGATCCGCCCCTCGGGTGATCGTTTCCGCACTCCCGCCGAGACCGGGCTGACCGGCGACCAGTTCAAGCTCTACGAGCTGATCTGGAAGCGGACGGTCGCCTCCCAGATGAAGGACGCGACCGGCAACAGCGTCACGGTGAAGATCGGCGGCGCCGCCTCCGACGGCCGGGACGTCGAGTTCAGCGCGTCCGGCAAGACGATCACCTTCCACGGCTTCCTGAAGGCCTACGTCGAGGGCGCCGACGACCCGAACGCCGAGCTCGACGACCGCGAGCGCCGGCTGCCCCAGGTCTCCGAGGGCGACGCCCTGAGCGCCGAGGAGATCACGGTCGACGGGCACGCCACCAAGCCCCCGGCCCGCTACACCGAGGCCTCCCTGGTCAAGGAGCTGGAGGAGCGCGAGATCGGCCGTCCGTCGACGTACGCGTCGATCATCGGCACGATCCTGGACCGCGGCTACGTGTTCAAGAAGGGCACGGCCCTGGTGCCGTCCTTCCTGTCCTTCGCCGTGGTCAACCTCCTGGAGAAGCACTTCGGGCGGCTGGTGGACTACGACTTCACCGCCAAGATGGAGGACGACCTCGACCGCATCGCCCGCGGCGAGGCGCAGGCCGTGCCGTGGCTGAAGCGGTTCTACTTCGGCGAGGGCGGCAGCAACGGCGACGCGGCCGACGCCGGCAACGGCGACGGGGACCACCTCGGCGGCCTCAAGGAACTGGTCACCGACCTGGGCGCGATCGACGCGCGCGAGGTGTCGTCGTTCCCCGTGGGCAACGACATCGTGCTGCGCGTCGGGCGCTACGGTCCCTACATCGAGCGCGGCGAGAAGGACACTGAGCAGCACCAGCGCGCCGACATCCCCGACGACCTCGCCCCGGACGAGCTGTCCGTGGAGCTGGCCGAGGAGCTGCTGGCCAAGCCCAGCGGCGACTTCGAGCTGGGCACCGACCCGGCCACCGGCCACACGATCGTCGCCAAGGACGGCCGCTACGGCCCGTACGTGACGGAGGTCCTCCCGGAGGGCACCCCGAAGACGGGCAAGAACGCGGTCAAGCCGCGCACGGCGTCCCTCTTCAAGTCGATGTCGCTGGACACGGTGACCCTCGACGACGCCCTGAAGCTGATGTCGCTGCCGCGCGTCGTCGGCACGGACGCCGAGGGCCAGGAGATCACCGCGCAGAACGGCCGCTACGGCCCGTACCTGAAGAAGGGCACGGACTCGCGCTCGCTCCAGTCCGAGGAGCAGCTCTTCACGATCACGCTGGAGGAGGCGCTGGCGATCTACGCCCAGCCCAAGCAGCGTGGCCGGGCCGCCGCCAAGCCGCCGCTGAAGGAACTGGGCACCGACCCGGTCAGCGAGAAGCCGGTCGTCGTCAAGGACGGCCGCTTCGGGCCGTACGTCACCGACGGCGAGACCAACGCGACCCTGCGCTCCGGCGACAGCGTCGAGACGATCACCCCGGAGCGCGGGTTCGAGCTGCTCGCCGAGAAGCGCGCGAAGGGGCCGGCGAAGAAGACCGCGAAGAAGGCGGCCAAGAAGGCGCCGGCGAAGAAGACGGCGACGGCGGCCAAGAAGACAGCGGCGAAGAAGACCACGACCGCGAAGAAGACGACGGCGAAGAAGACCACCACCGCGAAGAAGACGGCCGCCAAGACGGCGACCGCCGCGAAGTCGGCGGAGGACTGA
- a CDS encoding alpha/beta hydrolase: MYTRRTPRTASAPTASASTASAPRSGGLHRRARSGARTAAGLLATAALLVSACSSGSSTTATASAASAAADTAVLVALPRPVPAALSPYYRQKPAWRGCGVPGFECATVKAPLDYDKPSGGDVRLAVARKKATGPGARLGSLLVNPGGPGGSAIGYVQAYAGIGYPSEVRARYDMVAVDPRGVARSEPVECLDGPEMDAYTQTDATPDDAKETDGLVAAYRTFAEGCGADAPRLLRHVSTVEAARDMDIVRAALGDEKLNFVGASYGTFLGATYAGLFPQRTGRLVLDGAMDPSLPARRLNLEQTAGFETAFRSFARDCVRQPDCPLGGAGTSPGKAGENLKAFFEKLDARPVPTGDADGRKLTESLATTGVIAAMYDEGAWQQLREALTSAMKKNDGSGLLALSDGYYERDPDGRYSNLMFANAAVNCLDLPPAFDTPDEVRRSLAAFQKASPVFGEGLAWAALNCAYWPVRATGEPHRIEAKGAAPIVVVGTTRDPATPYRWAEALAGQLSSARLLTYEGDGHTAYGRGSSCIDSTINAYLLRGTPPQDGKRCS; this comes from the coding sequence ATGTACACAAGGCGTACCCCCCGCACCGCCTCGGCCCCGACCGCTTCGGCCTCCACCGCCTCGGCCCCCCGCTCCGGCGGCCTCCACCGCCGGGCCCGCAGCGGAGCCAGGACCGCGGCCGGCCTCCTCGCCACGGCCGCGCTGCTCGTCTCCGCCTGCTCCTCCGGAAGCTCGACGACGGCCACCGCGTCCGCCGCCTCCGCGGCGGCCGACACGGCCGTCCTCGTCGCGCTGCCGCGGCCCGTCCCCGCGGCGCTCTCGCCGTACTACCGGCAGAAGCCGGCCTGGCGCGGCTGCGGCGTCCCGGGCTTCGAGTGCGCCACGGTCAAGGCACCGCTCGACTACGACAAGCCGTCCGGCGGCGACGTCCGGCTCGCCGTCGCCCGCAAGAAGGCCACCGGCCCGGGCGCGCGGCTCGGCTCGCTGCTGGTGAACCCCGGCGGGCCCGGCGGCTCGGCGATCGGCTACGTGCAGGCGTACGCGGGCATCGGCTATCCGTCCGAGGTACGGGCCCGCTACGACATGGTGGCGGTCGACCCGCGCGGCGTGGCCCGCAGCGAGCCCGTCGAGTGCCTGGACGGGCCGGAGATGGACGCGTACACGCAGACGGACGCCACGCCCGACGACGCGAAGGAGACCGACGGGCTGGTCGCGGCGTACCGGACGTTCGCCGAGGGCTGCGGCGCGGACGCGCCCAGGCTGCTGCGCCATGTGTCGACGGTGGAGGCGGCCCGGGACATGGACATCGTGCGGGCGGCGCTCGGCGACGAGAAGCTCAACTTCGTCGGCGCCTCCTACGGGACCTTCCTCGGCGCGACGTACGCCGGGCTCTTCCCGCAGCGGACGGGCCGACTGGTGCTGGACGGCGCGATGGACCCGTCGCTGCCCGCCCGGCGGCTGAACCTCGAGCAGACGGCGGGCTTCGAGACGGCGTTCCGCTCGTTCGCCCGGGACTGCGTACGGCAGCCCGACTGCCCGCTGGGCGGCGCGGGCACCTCGCCCGGGAAGGCCGGCGAGAACCTGAAGGCGTTCTTCGAGAAGCTGGACGCGCGCCCCGTCCCGACCGGTGACGCCGACGGCCGCAAGCTGACCGAGTCGCTGGCCACGACCGGCGTGATCGCCGCCATGTACGACGAGGGCGCCTGGCAGCAACTGCGCGAGGCGCTGACGTCCGCGATGAAGAAGAACGACGGCTCCGGACTCCTCGCCCTGTCCGACGGCTACTACGAGCGGGACCCCGACGGCCGCTACAGCAACCTGATGTTCGCCAACGCGGCGGTGAACTGCCTGGACCTGCCGCCCGCCTTCGACACCCCCGACGAGGTGCGCAGGTCCCTCGCCGCGTTCCAGAAGGCGTCCCCGGTCTTCGGTGAGGGTCTGGCCTGGGCCGCCCTCAACTGCGCGTACTGGCCCGTGCGGGCCACGGGCGAGCCGCACCGCATCGAGGCCAAGGGGGCGGCGCCCATCGTCGTGGTCGGCACCACCCGCGACCCGGCGACGCCGTACCGCTGGGCCGAGGCCCTGGCCGGCCAGCTCTCCTCGGCCCGCCTGCTCACCTACGAGGGCGACGGCCACACGGCCTACGGCCGCGGCAGTTCCTGCATCGACTCCACGATCAACGCGTACCTGCTCCGCGGCACCCCGCCGCAGGACGGAAAGCGCTGCTCATAG